The proteins below are encoded in one region of Thermosulfurimonas marina:
- a CDS encoding TraR/DksA family transcriptional regulator, producing MFFSERRPLKPEELARFREVLERRLRECESRGCEKSGLPERIRQALARMERGEYGRCVDCGQWLRLKRLETVPWAERCRACQERWEMLSAVE from the coding sequence GTGTTCTTTTCGGAAAGGCGTCCCCTTAAGCCGGAGGAACTGGCCCGCTTTCGGGAGGTCCTGGAGCGTCGGCTCCGGGAGTGTGAAAGTCGGGGGTGTGAGAAGAGCGGGCTTCCCGAGCGCATCCGGCAGGCCTTAGCGCGCATGGAACGCGGAGAATACGGCCGCTGCGTGGACTGTGGCCAGTGGTTGCGTCTCAAGCGCCTGGAGACTGTGCCCTGGGCAGAACGGTGCCGCGCCTGTCAGGAGCGCTGGGAGATGCTCTCGGCGGTGGAATAA
- a CDS encoding IMP cyclohydrolase, translating to MAEDLKKMYREIKGDHFPPEIRITFGDQTLVYRKRTWKIEVEPGVIEERGLRYGENPDQEAALYELVNGNLVLGECEYIQPGWGLVSSLREEDMLQFGKHPSKTNLTDVDNALNILRYLSKKPCCVIVKHNNPCGVAYGESIAEAFVRAFRADRIAAFGGALALNRPVDKACAEAISEQYFEVVAAPEYEEGAVEILKKRKNLRIIRIRRIDRLEEYWGVPVVEFKSLIDGGLIVQQSQINRVRGPEDLKPAVAKKPDGTEVRCRREPTEREIRDMLFGWAVEMGVTSNSVLFVKDECTVAIGTGEQDRVGVTEIAIFKAYTKYADLLCYDRYGIPYKQLELEIRKGQRPESQKIEIDEETRAARAGLPGSVMVSDAFFPFRDAVDVAIREGISAIIQPGGSLRDWESIEACNEAEPPVAMVFTGQRVFKH from the coding sequence GTGGCCGAAGACCTGAAGAAGATGTACCGGGAGATCAAAGGAGACCATTTCCCACCGGAGATCCGCATCACCTTCGGGGATCAGACCCTGGTTTACCGCAAACGCACCTGGAAGATCGAAGTGGAGCCCGGAGTAATCGAAGAGCGGGGGTTGCGCTACGGGGAAAATCCCGACCAGGAGGCGGCCCTTTACGAACTGGTAAATGGCAACCTGGTACTCGGGGAATGTGAGTATATCCAGCCCGGATGGGGGTTGGTCTCCAGTCTCCGGGAAGAGGATATGCTCCAGTTCGGTAAACACCCCAGCAAGACCAATCTTACCGATGTGGACAACGCCCTAAACATCCTGCGTTATCTTTCCAAGAAGCCCTGCTGCGTAATCGTAAAACACAACAATCCTTGCGGCGTGGCTTACGGAGAGAGTATTGCCGAGGCCTTTGTGCGGGCCTTTCGAGCCGACCGCATTGCGGCCTTCGGCGGGGCCCTTGCCTTGAACCGGCCGGTGGACAAGGCCTGTGCCGAGGCCATCAGCGAGCAGTATTTCGAGGTGGTGGCCGCTCCGGAGTACGAGGAAGGAGCGGTGGAGATCCTGAAAAAGCGTAAGAACCTGCGCATCATCCGCATCCGGCGCATAGATCGTCTGGAGGAATACTGGGGAGTGCCGGTAGTGGAATTCAAGAGCCTTATCGACGGGGGACTCATCGTCCAGCAGTCTCAGATCAATCGGGTCCGCGGGCCGGAGGACTTAAAGCCTGCGGTGGCCAAAAAACCCGATGGTACAGAGGTGCGCTGCCGGCGTGAACCCACCGAGCGGGAGATCCGCGATATGCTTTTTGGTTGGGCGGTGGAGATGGGAGTGACCTCTAACTCCGTCCTTTTCGTGAAGGATGAGTGCACGGTGGCTATTGGTACCGGGGAGCAGGATCGGGTGGGAGTTACGGAGATCGCCATCTTCAAGGCCTACACCAAGTACGCCGATCTTCTTTGCTACGACCGCTACGGTATTCCCTATAAGCAACTGGAACTGGAGATCCGTAAGGGTCAGCGTCCAGAATCCCAGAAGATTGAAATCGATGAGGAGACCCGGGCGGCCCGGGCCGGGCTTCCGGGCTCGGTTATGGTCTCCGATGCCTTCTTCCCCTTCCGGGACGCGGTGGATGTAGCCATTCGCGAGGGCATTTCGGCCATCATTCAGCCCGGAGGCTCCCTGCGGGACTGGGAATCCATTGAAGCCTGTAACGAGGCCGAGCCCCCGGTAGCCATGGTCTTCACCGGCCAACGGGTCTTTAAGCATTAG
- the hisA gene encoding 1-(5-phosphoribosyl)-5-[(5-phosphoribosylamino)methylideneamino]imidazole-4-carboxamide isomerase, with protein sequence MLVIPAIDLKDGRCVRLYQGDYSQETVYGEDPVSQIRAFAEAGAEKIHIVDLSGAREGRPVHFELVVEMARAVRVPVEVGGGIRDLATIEAYLSAGVFQVILGTVACRAPELVREAARAFPGRILVSLDVRGERVAVSGWTEAENLSYLELAQRLEEAGVAGIIFTEIERDGTGEGVYTGRLERLLEVVSLPVTLAGGVARLEDILRLKPLEKRGLSGVIVGRALYEGTLDLREALRAAR encoded by the coding sequence ATGCTGGTCATTCCGGCCATTGATCTCAAGGACGGCCGTTGCGTGCGCCTCTACCAGGGGGACTACAGTCAAGAGACAGTTTACGGGGAGGATCCGGTGAGCCAGATCCGGGCCTTTGCCGAGGCCGGGGCGGAAAAGATCCACATCGTGGACCTTTCCGGGGCCCGAGAAGGCCGCCCGGTGCACTTTGAGCTCGTGGTGGAGATGGCCCGGGCGGTCCGGGTGCCGGTAGAGGTGGGGGGAGGGATTCGGGATCTGGCCACCATTGAAGCTTATCTTTCCGCCGGGGTCTTTCAGGTCATTCTGGGGACCGTGGCCTGCCGGGCCCCGGAACTGGTGCGGGAGGCCGCCCGGGCCTTTCCGGGACGCATCCTGGTGAGTCTCGACGTGCGGGGGGAAAGGGTGGCGGTCTCCGGCTGGACCGAGGCCGAGAATCTCTCTTATCTGGAGCTGGCTCAAAGGCTGGAAGAGGCCGGGGTGGCGGGGATCATCTTTACGGAGATCGAAAGAGACGGAACCGGAGAGGGAGTCTATACCGGGCGTCTGGAAAGACTTTTGGAGGTGGTGAGTCTTCCCGTGACTCTGGCTGGCGGAGTGGCTAGACTGGAGGATATTCTGCGTCTCAAGCCCCTCGAAAAAAGGGGGCTTTCCGGAGTAATTGTGGGCCGGGCCCTTTACGAGGGAACCCTGGACCTCCGGGAGGCCCTGAGGGCAGCCCGCTAG
- a CDS encoding CDP-alcohol phosphatidyltransferase family protein, which translates to MFRVTPNRLTFLRVLLLPLPCVLLYGGPEMKLTAVGVGSFLGLTDYLDGWLARRTRPSRLGTLLDPVADKVFVTAIYLLMVHLRYLSYLPVALILLREILVGSLRGSGRRLSVWPLARVKTAFQMAGAGLVILAFVFFDPERAWSFGSLVAWLAAALTWLSAWPYLREGLRGLSAKEALRLGIGLLPAVILLALFPSSQAFWWLPYGGLVFYFPLTLLASLLRRLPDSPDGPGVVSGPEDC; encoded by the coding sequence ATGTTCCGCGTCACCCCCAACCGTCTCACCTTCCTGCGGGTCCTCCTTTTACCCCTTCCCTGCGTGCTCCTTTACGGGGGGCCGGAAATGAAACTCACCGCGGTGGGGGTGGGCTCTTTCCTGGGCCTTACGGACTATCTAGATGGCTGGCTGGCCCGGCGCACCCGCCCCTCTCGCCTGGGGACCCTGCTTGACCCGGTGGCCGACAAGGTTTTTGTGACGGCCATCTACCTCCTTATGGTGCACCTGCGTTATCTCTCCTATCTCCCGGTGGCCCTAATCCTCCTGCGGGAGATCTTGGTGGGGAGCCTCAGAGGAAGCGGACGAAGGCTTTCCGTCTGGCCGTTGGCTCGAGTGAAGACCGCTTTCCAGATGGCCGGGGCCGGGCTGGTAATCCTGGCCTTTGTATTTTTTGATCCTGAAAGGGCCTGGAGTTTTGGGAGCTTGGTAGCCTGGCTGGCTGCGGCCCTCACCTGGCTCAGCGCCTGGCCCTACCTACGGGAAGGACTAAGGGGTCTTTCGGCCAAAGAGGCCCTGCGGCTAGGGATCGGGCTTCTTCCGGCGGTGATCCTGCTTGCCCTTTTCCCGAGCTCTCAAGCCTTCTGGTGGCTTCCTTACGGCGGGCTGGTCTTCTATTTCCCTCTAACCCTTCTCGCAAGCCTTCTCCGCCGCTTGCCGGATAGCCCGGATGGCCCCGGCGTAGTCTCCGGCCCCGAAGACTGCTGA
- a CDS encoding aminopeptidase has product MAGSASIERLEAGGIFFKVFFPPRPSPGLLLLPESRSSTVESLAEKLLLEEFSVVLPESFPGYTEILTAFEDLRSNSPVKSRVLQWWVWGEGRGGLWALRLSRDLGAEIRGLILDSLRAEDREEASGLLSALRKPHLLFHPQLEDSFPFPEAERMFTLSPAHAKKLLLLPGMRRGEVLLKSPDLYVQTIAEFVNPRAGRWRRKKDSLRG; this is encoded by the coding sequence ATGGCGGGATCGGCCTCTATAGAACGCCTGGAGGCCGGGGGGATTTTCTTTAAGGTCTTCTTTCCCCCACGGCCCTCCCCGGGGCTTCTCCTCCTGCCCGAGAGCCGCTCCTCCACCGTGGAGTCCCTGGCGGAAAAACTCCTCCTCGAGGAATTTTCCGTGGTGCTTCCCGAGAGCTTTCCGGGCTATACGGAAATTCTTACGGCTTTTGAGGACCTTCGGTCAAACTCCCCGGTGAAGTCCCGGGTGCTTCAATGGTGGGTCTGGGGAGAAGGGCGGGGAGGGCTCTGGGCCCTCAGGCTCTCCCGGGACTTGGGCGCGGAGATCCGGGGGCTGATCCTCGACAGCCTCCGGGCCGAAGATCGGGAGGAGGCCTCGGGGCTTCTTTCCGCCTTGCGCAAACCGCACCTCCTCTTTCACCCCCAACTGGAAGACTCTTTCCCCTTTCCTGAGGCCGAAAGGATGTTTACTTTATCTCCAGCCCATGCAAAAAAGCTTCTCCTTCTTCCGGGAATGAGGCGGGGCGAAGTCCTTTTAAAAAGTCCGGATCTCTATGTGCAGACCATAGCCGAGTTCGTCAACCCGCGCGCGGGGCGCTGGCGCCGCAAAAAAGACTCTTTAAGGGGGTGA
- a CDS encoding sulfotransferase family protein, translating into MPLPNFLCVGAQKAGTTTLHDILIQHPEIYLPEIKETKFFQDNSKYKKGLDYYEKEFFGKWNGEKAVGEIDPEYMYFEYVPERIYKHLGKDVKIIFMLRNPVDRAYSHYWMSYRRGYETETFERAIELEEERIKINEFHKNHFSYIDRGLYAKQIKRYLKFFSKENMFFIIFETEFLKDREKTIKSLLKFLEVDTKVVLDLNIKSNPASMPRLKMLRDFIYKPNYVKKVGKFLMPSKKLRQKILMTLDKINQKPMKPPELSRNVRKKLLSQYFIDDIKDLEIILEKDLRIWYE; encoded by the coding sequence ATGCCATTACCTAACTTTCTATGTGTAGGTGCTCAAAAGGCAGGAACTACAACATTGCACGATATATTAATCCAGCATCCAGAAATATATCTTCCTGAAATAAAAGAAACCAAATTTTTTCAAGATAATTCTAAATATAAAAAAGGTTTAGATTACTATGAGAAAGAGTTTTTTGGAAAGTGGAATGGAGAAAAAGCTGTAGGTGAGATTGATCCAGAATATATGTATTTTGAATATGTTCCTGAAAGGATATATAAACACTTAGGAAAGGATGTCAAGATAATATTTATGTTAAGAAATCCGGTAGATAGAGCATATTCTCATTATTGGATGAGTTATAGACGAGGGTATGAAACAGAAACCTTTGAAAGGGCTATAGAATTAGAGGAAGAGAGAATAAAAATAAATGAATTCCATAAAAACCATTTTAGTTATATAGATAGAGGATTATATGCCAAACAAATAAAACGGTATCTAAAATTCTTTTCAAAGGAAAATATGTTTTTCATTATATTTGAAACAGAATTTCTGAAGGATAGAGAAAAGACAATTAAATCTCTGTTGAAATTTTTAGAGGTAGATACAAAAGTAGTTCTGGATCTTAATATCAAAAGTAATCCAGCAAGCATGCCTAGGTTAAAAATGTTGAGAGATTTTATATACAAACCTAACTATGTAAAGAAAGTAGGAAAATTTCTAATGCCAAGTAAAAAATTAAGACAAAAGATTTTGATGACTTTAGATAAAATTAATCAGAAGCCTATGAAACCTCCTGAACTAAGTAGGAACGTCAGGAAGAAATTATTATCTCAATATTTTATAGATGACATTAAAGATTTAGAAATTATCTTGGAAAAAGATTTAAGGATTTGGTATGAATAG
- a CDS encoding BCAM0308 family protein codes for MARKGDKWLRERHEYQTSEDPYLTDEAPAGEAICPRCHAVFRDKRWLIDEEFYEEYKDTDFVPKIICPGCRKALDHYAMGYLYLSGPFYEKHREEIMRIIQNEVERARGVNPLHQIITMYEEDGRTVIETTTDHLAQRLGRAIYRAYKGNLTFRWSEGDKLVRIYWER; via the coding sequence ATGGCCCGCAAGGGAGACAAATGGCTGCGTGAACGGCACGAATATCAGACCAGCGAAGACCCCTATCTCACCGATGAAGCTCCAGCCGGAGAGGCTATCTGCCCTCGCTGTCACGCCGTCTTTCGGGACAAGCGTTGGCTAATCGACGAGGAATTCTATGAAGAATATAAGGACACAGATTTCGTTCCCAAGATTATCTGTCCCGGATGCCGTAAAGCCTTGGATCATTACGCCATGGGCTATCTTTATCTTTCCGGGCCCTTTTATGAAAAACATCGGGAAGAGATCATGCGCATTATCCAGAACGAAGTAGAGCGGGCCCGAGGGGTTAATCCTCTCCACCAGATCATCACCATGTATGAGGAAGACGGACGCACGGTCATTGAAACCACTACGGATCATCTGGCCCAGCGCCTGGGTCGGGCCATTTACCGGGCCTACAAAGGCAATCTCACCTTCCGCTGGTCGGAAGGTGACAAACTGGTACGAATTTATTGGGAGAGGTAA
- a CDS encoding flippase yields the protein MIDIPAVEKFKARINGDPHLKELIKGSLTFFVLRVLGFAVAYIFTLSVTRNLGAGAWGIFALCLTVLQITSVIGRLGLDTALLRFIAQYNAQGKGATARSIYLKSLILVVPFSLSLSVALYFLAPVLSEKVFGKSYLTPYLRFTVLAVIPFVLLYINSESLRAFKKIKEYTIFQNLLPFLIALFFLGIFFTYLHIKSTEAVIYAYVIGIGIAFLLSSLLLQREFVKTNGIREDISLRDILSVSFPMLMSSSLSMIMSWTDTIMLGMWRTEEEVGIYNVAVRLSTITSFTLMAINSIAAPKFAEFWGKNDLEGLKKVAQQSTKLIFWNSAPILVLYIFFPEFFMGIFGEEFKKGAMALVILSLGQFVNAASGSVGYILNMTNNQRILLYTALLSTLVNIVLNFILIPKYGLLGAAISTAITVTLWNILCILYLKVNYKLRFFYLPNFLERRCF from the coding sequence ATGATAGATATTCCTGCTGTGGAGAAGTTTAAAGCAAGGATAAATGGAGACCCTCATCTTAAGGAGCTGATAAAGGGAAGCTTGACCTTCTTCGTTCTAAGGGTTTTAGGCTTTGCCGTAGCCTACATCTTTACCCTTTCTGTTACGAGAAACCTCGGTGCGGGGGCATGGGGTATATTTGCCCTATGCCTTACCGTTCTCCAGATAACCTCTGTTATAGGTAGGCTGGGACTTGACACGGCACTTTTGAGGTTCATAGCTCAGTACAACGCTCAGGGGAAGGGAGCAACCGCGAGAAGTATATATCTCAAATCATTAATTCTGGTTGTCCCCTTTTCTCTATCCCTTTCCGTTGCTCTCTACTTCCTGGCTCCTGTGCTTTCCGAAAAGGTTTTCGGTAAAAGTTATTTAACTCCTTACTTGAGGTTTACAGTCTTGGCAGTGATTCCTTTTGTGTTGCTGTACATAAACTCGGAAAGCCTAAGGGCTTTTAAAAAAATAAAGGAATACACGATATTTCAAAATTTGCTGCCATTTCTTATTGCCTTATTCTTCCTTGGAATCTTCTTCACCTATTTACATATCAAAAGTACAGAAGCGGTCATCTATGCTTATGTTATCGGAATAGGAATAGCGTTCTTGTTAAGTTCCTTACTTCTCCAAAGAGAATTCGTTAAAACAAACGGGATACGAGAAGATATTTCTCTTAGGGATATCCTCTCTGTTTCTTTTCCCATGCTCATGTCAAGCTCTCTTTCTATGATAATGTCCTGGACGGATACGATAATGCTCGGGATGTGGAGGACGGAAGAGGAGGTAGGAATTTATAATGTAGCGGTGAGGCTTTCTACAATTACTAGTTTCACTTTGATGGCAATAAATTCAATTGCAGCACCCAAGTTTGCCGAGTTCTGGGGAAAGAATGACCTGGAAGGGCTAAAAAAGGTAGCTCAGCAATCTACTAAGTTAATATTCTGGAACTCGGCTCCCATACTTGTGTTATATATATTCTTCCCGGAGTTCTTTATGGGTATATTCGGAGAGGAGTTCAAGAAAGGAGCCATGGCGCTTGTAATACTTTCGTTAGGACAGTTTGTTAATGCTGCAAGTGGGAGTGTTGGATATATATTAAATATGACTAATAACCAGAGAATATTACTTTACACTGCTTTACTATCAACTTTAGTGAATATAGTATTAAATTTTATTTTGATACCAAAATATGGGTTATTAGGAGCTGCAATTTCTACAGCTATAACTGTAACTCTTTGGAACATACTTTGCATTTTATATTTAAAAGTGAATTATAAATTAAGGTTTTTTTATCTTCCGAACTTTCTGGAGAGAAGATGTTTCTGA
- the hisB gene encoding imidazoleglycerol-phosphate dehydratase HisB, whose translation MKAVEKERQTRETEVRLKLDPRGGAVRVETPVGFLNHMLELLAYHAGWGLELSARGDLEVDAHHTVEDVGIVLGEALEEALGDRAGLSRYGEATVPMEEALAQAVVDLVRRPFFRFEGRFPAERVGQFDLELVPEFLKALAMNGRFTLHVRLFYGENAHHMAEAVFKALAVALSRALSPLEGGPRSTKGVL comes from the coding sequence GTGAAGGCGGTAGAAAAGGAGCGCCAAACCCGGGAGACGGAAGTCCGCTTGAAGCTGGACCCTCGGGGAGGGGCGGTAAGGGTGGAGACTCCGGTGGGATTTCTGAACCACATGCTGGAGCTCTTGGCCTATCATGCCGGCTGGGGGTTGGAGCTTTCTGCCCGGGGGGATCTTGAGGTAGATGCCCACCACACGGTGGAAGATGTGGGGATCGTACTGGGGGAGGCCCTAGAGGAAGCCCTGGGAGACCGTGCGGGTCTTTCCCGCTACGGGGAAGCCACGGTGCCCATGGAGGAGGCCCTGGCCCAGGCGGTGGTAGATCTGGTCCGGCGGCCCTTTTTCCGCTTCGAAGGCCGCTTTCCGGCCGAAAGGGTAGGACAATTTGACCTGGAGCTCGTGCCGGAGTTTCTCAAGGCCCTGGCCATGAATGGAAGGTTTACCCTCCATGTGCGGCTTTTTTACGGGGAAAACGCCCACCATATGGCTGAAGCAGTGTTTAAGGCCCTGGCCGTGGCCCTTTCCCGGGCCCTGAGTCCCTTGGAAGGAGGGCCCCGTTCCACCAAGGGAGTCCTTTGA
- a CDS encoding DEAD/DEAH box helicase, producing MESGAGEIKALAVPLHGRPLAQFPLHPLLKERLSASGITRTTILQDLAFSEVLRGRDLILRARRGSGKGLLTVLWAANRLLSGNGNEEARPVALVVTSSPERARALADWARRLLEGLEHRVAVFSGEGPHLEAELPEVEKGPHLLFTTPDGLSRLLKWNLLRFHGLRLLVVDELEVMVSRSQTFVRQLLGKLPPPDRRQTLVLLGDLSYPALEVAAEITREPEEIYVEEGRRDFSGLKLAVIHVSEEEKWPLLLGILRQKGWPRALIFVNEKVTAQRLTDDLKAVGLKAAFLKPELPLPLRLNFLKGFARGDYRLLVATDAGCRFIQDPELELIINYDLPEVPSDFLQRAARIRKESGEILSLCDETGAFFLEAIEELLGRRMEVLYPEPEEEWLVSPALVREELGGKGAAPRRRPRPGKGRPRSRR from the coding sequence ATGGAGAGTGGGGCAGGTGAGATTAAGGCTCTGGCGGTTCCGCTTCACGGGCGGCCTCTGGCCCAGTTTCCCCTTCATCCTCTTCTAAAGGAGCGTCTTTCCGCCTCGGGGATCACCCGCACCACCATTCTGCAGGACCTGGCTTTTTCGGAGGTCCTCCGTGGCCGAGACCTCATCCTGAGGGCCCGGCGGGGAAGTGGCAAGGGTCTTCTTACCGTCCTTTGGGCGGCCAACCGCCTCCTTTCCGGAAACGGAAACGAAGAAGCCCGTCCGGTGGCCCTGGTGGTGACCTCGAGCCCGGAACGGGCCCGGGCCTTGGCCGACTGGGCCCGGAGGCTCCTGGAGGGCCTGGAACATCGGGTAGCGGTCTTTTCCGGAGAGGGCCCCCATCTCGAGGCCGAACTCCCGGAGGTGGAAAAGGGGCCCCATCTCCTTTTTACCACTCCTGACGGACTCTCCCGCCTCCTCAAATGGAATCTTCTGCGCTTTCACGGGTTGCGCCTCCTGGTCGTGGACGAACTTGAGGTTATGGTCTCCCGTAGTCAGACCTTTGTGCGCCAGCTTCTGGGTAAGCTTCCCCCGCCGGACCGGCGTCAGACTCTCGTTCTTTTGGGAGACCTCTCCTACCCGGCCCTGGAGGTAGCCGCAGAGATCACCCGGGAGCCGGAAGAAATCTATGTAGAGGAGGGGAGGAGGGATTTTTCCGGGCTGAAGCTGGCGGTAATACACGTTTCGGAGGAGGAAAAATGGCCCCTTCTTTTAGGAATCCTGCGGCAGAAGGGCTGGCCCCGGGCCCTGATCTTTGTAAATGAAAAAGTCACTGCCCAGCGTCTTACCGACGATCTCAAGGCTGTGGGCCTTAAGGCGGCCTTTTTGAAACCAGAGCTTCCCCTTCCCCTGCGGCTCAACTTCCTTAAAGGCTTTGCCCGGGGGGATTACCGGTTGTTGGTGGCCACCGATGCCGGCTGCCGCTTCATCCAGGACCCGGAACTGGAACTCATCATCAATTACGATCTTCCGGAAGTCCCCAGTGATTTCCTTCAGCGGGCGGCCCGGATCCGCAAGGAATCCGGCGAGATCCTCTCCCTCTGTGACGAAACCGGGGCCTTTTTCTTGGAAGCCATTGAAGAACTTCTGGGACGCCGCATGGAGGTCCTCTATCCCGAGCCGGAGGAGGAATGGCTGGTCTCCCCGGCCCTGGTGCGGGAGGAACTGGGAGGGAAAGGCGCTGCCCCTCGCCGCAGGCCCCGTCCGGGAAAGGGCCGTCCTCGCTCCCGGAGGTAA
- the rpe gene encoding ribulose-phosphate 3-epimerase, translating to MINKGIRIAPSLLSADFARLAEEVRAVEAAGADLLHLDVMDGHFVPNLTFGPPVIAALRPYTRLPFDVHLMIEEPDRYLAEFARAGADLISVHAEACRHLHRTVSRIRELGKKAGVALNPATPLEVLEWVLPELDFVLIMSVNPGFGGQRYIPQITEKIRRLAQMIAKRGLAVTIEVDGGVGPETAGQVAAAGAQILVAGSAVFGAGDYAGAIRAIRQAAEKACEKG from the coding sequence ATGATAAATAAAGGGATCCGCATTGCCCCTTCCCTCCTTTCGGCGGATTTTGCGCGTTTGGCCGAAGAGGTGCGGGCGGTGGAGGCCGCCGGGGCCGACCTTCTTCATCTGGACGTGATGGATGGGCACTTTGTCCCCAATCTGACCTTTGGCCCCCCGGTGATCGCGGCCTTAAGGCCCTACACCCGGCTGCCCTTTGACGTTCATCTCATGATCGAAGAGCCGGACCGGTATCTGGCCGAATTTGCCCGGGCCGGGGCGGACCTCATTTCCGTGCATGCCGAGGCCTGTCGCCATCTTCACCGTACGGTCTCCCGCATCCGGGAGCTGGGGAAAAAGGCCGGGGTGGCCCTCAATCCCGCCACTCCGCTCGAGGTCCTTGAGTGGGTCCTTCCGGAGCTGGACTTCGTGCTGATTATGAGCGTTAATCCCGGTTTTGGCGGCCAGCGCTATATTCCCCAGATCACCGAAAAGATCCGGAGGCTTGCCCAAATGATCGCTAAAAGAGGGCTTGCGGTCACCATTGAGGTGGACGGAGGGGTAGGACCGGAGACCGCCGGGCAGGTGGCCGCAGCCGGGGCCCAAATCCTGGTGGCGGGTTCAGCAGTCTTCGGGGCCGGAGACTACGCCGGGGCCATCCGGGCTATCCGGCAAGCGGCGGAGAAGGCTTGCGAGAAGGGTTAG